The segment TCACCGGCGTTCAGGTCGACGACCGTCAGCCCGATCTCGATGATCTCGCTGACCGCGCCGGGCGGGCGCTCGCCGTCCCAGCAGGTCGCCTCGACGTCGACGATGTTGATCAATCCCCCATGATGCATGCCGAGGAGCCTATGAGGCGGCACGGCCCCGGGCATCCGATTTACGCCCCTCGGGGGCATCGCACCGCGCTCAGTCCCGCTCCAGGTCCAGGACCTCGCGCAGCGCCGCCACGGCATGGGCCCGGTGCTCGTCGAGCCACCGGACGGTGGCCTCCTCGTCGCCGTGCCGGAGTGCCGAGATGACGGCGCGATGCTCGCGCACGGCCTGCTTCCGGTGCGGGTCCTCGGTGTAGTAGAGCGAGCGGTACGCATCGGTGGAGTCCCACAGGGTCGCGATCAGACGGACCAGGCGCGGCATCCCCGACGCTTCGATGAGAGTGAAATGGAAGAGCCGGTTCGCCGCGGCCATCGCCGGCACGTCGCCCTCGTCGGCCGCCAGTTCCACCTCGCGCTGGACCCGCTCCAGGGCGGCCACGATGCCGTCCGGCATCCGCCGAACGGCCATCCGAACGGCCTCCGTCTCCAGGAGCTCACGGATCCGGTAGATCTCCTCCAGATCGGCGAGCGAGAGCTCCGCGACGAAGTACCCCCGGTGTATGTGATGGACGACCAGACCCTCGGCCTCCAGGGCCTTCAGGGCCTCGCGCAACGGCACCCGGCTCACCTCGAACCGGGCCGCGAGGGCGTCCTGGCGGATCTGCCCGCCGGGCCGGAGTTCCCCGCTGGTGATGGCGCGCCGCAGTTCCTCCAGGACGAACTGCTGGGCGGTCTGCGGCCGCCGCCTCTGCACCACGCTGCTCATCGCCTGTGACCTTCCGTTTCCCTCGCATTGCCCACCGGACGATCTCTCCACCGGTGCCGACCATCTTCCTACGCGCGGCCGTTCGCCGCTGAGCCCCTGTGGACAGGCCGTCCCAGCTCCGCCAGCAAACCCTCCGTGTGCTCGCCCAGACGCGGCGGAGCGGCACGGTAGGTGGGCGGGGTCGCGCCGAGCCGGATCGGATGGGCGACCTGGCCGGGGCCGGCCGCGGACTCCGGGACCCGTGGGGCGAGCCCCAGCCGGTCCGCGAGGTCGAAGGCGGCGGCCAGGTCGTTGATCGGCCCGCACGGCACCCCGGCCGCGGTGAGCTCCTCGAACCAGCTGTCGGCGGTACGGGTGCCCAACGGCCCGGTGAGCGCCGCGACCAGCTCCTCCCGGTGGGCGACGCGGGCCGTGTTGGTCGCGAAGCGCGGATCCTCGGCGAGCCCGGGCAGACCGAGGCGCTCGCACAGGACCCGGAACTGCCGGTCGTTGCCCACGGCCAGGACCAGCGGCCGGTCCTGCGCCTCGAACACCTCGTACGGGGCGATGCTCGGATGCCGATTGCCCATCGCGCGCGGCACGACCCCGGCCCCGAGGTGGGCGGCCGCCTGATTGGTGAGCGCCGAGAGGAGGGAGGAGAGCAGGGAGACCTCGACCCGCTGGCCCTCGCCGGTGCGCTCCCGGTGCCGGAGGGCGGCGAGGACGCCGAGGCCCGCGTGCAGCCCGGTGATGACGTCGACCAGGGCGACCCCGGCCTTCGTTCCCTGACCGTCCGGCTCGCCCGTCACGCTCATGAGACCGCCCATGGCCTGGACGAGCAGGTCGTAGCCGGGCAGCCGGGCCCCTCCGTCGGTGCCGAAGCCGGTCACCGAGCAGTAGACGAGTCCGGGGTTGGACTCCCGCACGTCCTCGTACCCGAGGCCGAGCTTCTCCATCGTGCCCGGGCGGAAGTTCTCCACCAGGACGTCCGCGCGGTCCACGATCGCGCGCGCCGCCGCCAGGTCCCCGGGGTCGGTGAGGTCGAGCGCGACGGAGCGCTTGTTCCGGTTCACCCCGAGGAAGTAGGTGGCCTCGCCGTCCGCGAACGGCGGACCCCACGCGCGCGTGTCGTCACCGGAACCGGGCCGTTCGATCTTGATCACGTCCGCGCCCAGATCGGCGAGGAGCATTGTCATGTACGGCCCCGCGAGGACCCGGCCGAAGTCGGCGACGACGATCCCGGACAGGGCACCTGCCGCCGTCGTTCCCGGCTGATCTGCGCGCATTCCGCTCTCCCTCACTGGCGATCGGATCCCATCGGACCGTACGGGCGGGATATCGCATTTTCAATACTGGATCCAATATCCCATCTACGGCTACGCTTCGGCTCGCCGAGTTGCCACAGCCGCCAGGAGGCCGTCCGTGAAGTCGCCGCAGTCCAGCTCCGCCCCCGTCCACCCCTTCGACCTGCTCGCCATCGACGGACTGCTGACGGACGAGGAGCGCGAGATCCGCCGTACCGTGCGTGCCGTCGCCGACCGCGAGCTGCGCCCGCACGTCGCCGACTGGTTCGAGAAGGGCGAGATCCCCGCCCGCGAACTCGCCCGCACCCTCGGTGGCATCGGCGTACTCGGCATGCACCTGGAGGGCTACGGCTGCGCGGGCACCAACTCCGTGGCGTACGGCCTCGCCTGTCTGGAGCTGGAGGCCGTCGACTCCGGGCTGCGCTCGCTCGTCTCCGTACAGGGCTCGCTCGCCATGTACGCGATCTGGAAGTACGGCTCCGAGGAGCAGAAGCAGCGCTGGCTGCCCAAGATGGCCGCCGGCGAGTACATCGGCTGCTTCGGTCTCACCGAGCCCGACGCCGGTTCCGACCCCGGCGCCATGCGCACCAACGCCAAGCGCGACGGATCCGACTGGATCCTCAACGGCACCAAGATGTGGATCACCAACGGCTCGGTGGCCGATGTCGCCGTCGTCTGGGCCCGCACCGAGGACGGCGTACGAGGCTTCCTCGTCCCGGCCGGGACGCCCGGGTTCAGCGCCCCCGAGATCAAGATGAAGCTGTCCCTGCGCGCGAGCGTCACCAGCGAACTGGTCCTGGAGGACGTGCGCCTCCCCGCCGACGCGATGCTGCCGGACGCCCGGGGCCTCTCCGGCCCGCTCGGCTGCCTCAACGAGGCCCGCTTCGGCATCGTCTTCGGCGCGCTCGGCGCCGCCCGCGACTGCCTGGAGACGGCGATCTCCTACGCACGCGACCGGATCGTCTTCGCCCGTTCCCTCGCCTCGTACCAGCTGACACAGCAGAAGCTCGCCGACATGTCCGTCGAACTCGGCAAGGGCATGCTGCTCGCCCTCCACCTGGGGCGGCTCAAGGACGCGGGCGCGCTCACCGCCGAGCAGGTCAGCGTGGGCAAGCTGAACAACGTACGCGAGGCCATCACGATCGCCCGCGAGTGCCGCACGATCCTGGGTGCCAACGGCATCACCCTGGAGTACCCGGTGCTGCGCCACGCCAACAACCTGGAGTCGGTGCTCACCTACGAGGGCACGAGCGAGGTCCACTCCCTGGTCATCGGCAAGGCGCTCACCGGAGAACAGGCCTTCCGCTGACCGGATCCGCTGACCGGATCCGACGGGCTGCTCAGCCCGCCGTCACCCGGTCCACGAACGCGTCCAGGTTGCCCGTCAGACGGGCGACCTGCTCGTCGACCGTGAGGGACTCCTCCTGGCGCCGCCCGCGCAGCTTCGGCTGCCGCTTGCCCCGGACGTACAGGGAACAGGCGAGGTCGGCGCAGAGGTAGATCCCGACGGTGTTCCCCTCACGGCCGCGGGTCCCGGCCAGCGGCGCCACGAGCAGCGTGACGCCCGAGGAGGCGTGCCCGGTCAGACAGACCTGGCACATGCTCGACTTCATCGCGCTGGTCCGCCCGGCGGCCGGCACCCGCAGGCTCACCCCGACCGGCCCGTCCGCGCGGGGGACGACCAGGTGCGCGCGGAGCGGCGCGCCCGGGTCGACCCAGCCGAGGAAGTCCAGGTCGTCCCAGGGGAGTTCTGCGAAGTCGAGCGGCAGTTTGAGGCGTGCCGCCTCGCCCTTGGTGCAGTTCACGAAGGACGAGCGGATCTGTTTGTCGGTCAGTGGTTCCACTCGGTGGACCGTACATGGACCCTCGCGGACGGGCACCCGAATAAGTACGTACGGCCCGCAGGCGAGGGAGTACGGCCCCGAGCCGACCGCGTAGGTCCTTCAGGCCACCCAGTCCGGCAGCGCCGGGTCGGCGAAGCGGCCGGGTGCCCCGTCGAGGGCCGCCGCGAGCCGCTCGGCCGCCGGTTCGTACACCTCCACGGGCAGGGTGTACGGAAGGCGCAGCCGGTGCTCGTGCGTGCCGGGGTCCACCCCGAACCGGGCGCCGCCCTCCACCCGTACCCCGTGCCGCAGGCCGCGGGCCGCGAGGGCCGAGACGGCCGGACGGCCCAGGTCGATCCACAGGCACATCCCGCCGGGCGGCACCGTCCACCGCCACTCGGGCACATGGCGGGCGAGCGCCGAGGCCAGCGCGTCCCGGCGCAGCCGCAGCTCCTCGACACGCTTCGGCAGGATCACGTCGAGCCGGTCCATGAGGGCGACGGCCACCAGCTGGTCCAGTACGGAACCGGACAGGTCGGCGGTGATCCGTACCCGGGCCAGCTCGGTCACGACCCGGGAAGCGGCCCGCACCCAGCCGACCCGGAGGCCGCCCCAGCAGCTCTTGCTCAGCGAGCCGACCGAGACGATCTGCTCGCTGTCGCCCCCGCCGGCCGCGGCCGCGAACGGCAGGGGCGCGGGCACGTCCAGGGCGATGTCGGTCAGCGTCTCGTCCACCACCAGCCAGGTCCCGGTGGCCCGCGCGGCCCGCGCCAGGTCCCGGCGCTGCTCCTGCGGCATCAGGTGCCCGGTCGGGTTGTGGAAGTCGGGGATCAGATAGGCCAGGCGCGGCGCGGTCTGCCGGAGCGCCGCCTCGACGAGCCCGGTGTCCCAGCCGGTCTCGGTGACGGGCACCGGCGTGATGCGGAGCATCCGGCTCCGCATCGCGTCGAGAGCGTTGGTGTACGAGGGGTTCTCGGCGAGCACCCGGTCTCCGGCCCGGCCGAGCAGCGTGAGCCCGAGCGAAAGGGCCTGCTGCGCGCCCGTCGTGACGAGGATCTGCTCCGGGCGGGTCGGCAGGCCCCGCGCCGTGTAGCGGGCGGCGACGGCGGCGCGCAGCGCGGGCAGTCCGTACGGGTGGTAGCCCTGCGAGCCGGCGTAACGGGGCAGTTCGGCGGCGGCCACCGCGAGCGCGGCGGAGAGTTCCTCGGCCGGGGCCTCCGGCGCGGCCAGGGCGAGGTCGATGGTCGCCCCGGCGTCGTCGTGGAAGGCGCCGAGTGCGGTCGGCGCCTGGCCCTCCGGGAGCGCGGTCCAGGTGCCCGCGCCGCGTCGGCTGTGCGCGTATCCGCTCTCGCGGAGCAGGTCGTACGCCCCCGTGACCGTCGTCCGGCTCACGGCGAGCACCGTGGCCAGCTCCCGCTCGGCCGGCAGCCGCAGCCGCAGGGCCACCCGCCCGTCGAGCAGGGCTTCCCGTACGGCCCGCGCGAGCTCGCGGTAGCCGAACCGGCCCTCGGGGGGTGGGGTGAGGAGCGACGCCAGCTGGCGGCCCGTCAGGGTCCGGTCCGCTGTGTGGACCACACGTGCCACTGTCATGCCAATCACTCCTCATTGGCTCTGCTGTCCGGGCCAATAAGGTTACAGACTCCTTTCCAGTGGCCTGGTGGCCACCTTGAACAAGGGAAAGGAGACGACCGATGTCCGGACACTTCACCGACCGTGACGAGCGGATGTGGCAGCAGCGTGCGGAGGAGCGGGCGGCCCGGCCCCTGCCGGTCGGAGCCTGGCTCCGCCGGGCCCTGCGGACCTCGCGTACCCCGCGTTCCGAGACGAAGGCGACCTCCAGCCCCGTCCGCCCTCGCCCCGTGGAACAGCCGTGACCGGCGGGTCCACCGACGGGTCCACCGGCGGGTCCACCGGGTCGGGCAGCGGCCTCGCCCCCGGCTCCGTCGGTCGGATCGTCGTCGGCGTGACCGGTTCACTCGCCTCGCTCGCCGCCCTGCGGTCCGCGGCCGTGCTCGCCCGCCACGACGGCGTTCAGCTGCTCGCGATCCTGGTCTGGGAACCGCCGGAGGGTGAGGCCCTGTACGCCCGGATGCCCGACCGGGCCTGGGCACGGATGTGGGCCGAGGACGCACGCCGGCGCCTGGAGGACGCCGTCGTCGACGGACTCGGTGGCATTCCCGCCGGCCTCGCCTTCGAGGGCCGGGCCGTCAGGGGCACCCCGGCGGCCGCCCTGCGCCGGGTGGCGGACCGCCCCGGCGACCTGCTCGTCCTCGGCTCGGCGCCCGGCCGCGGCCGGGCGGCCCGGTTGCGCCGCCGTCCGGTGCTGCGGGCCGTGCTGAAGAGTGCGGGCTGCCCGGTGCTGACCGTGCCCGGCCCGGCGCTCCTCCCGGGCGAGGCCCGAGTCCTGCGCCGGAACGCCCGTACCCCCGCACCCCGTCGAAGGGAATCGACCGGGACGGGGGTACGGGGACCTGCGTCCCGCTGAGCGCGATCAGACCACGGGCTGACGGCCGGCCCCGCCGGACGGGGACCACGGCGCCGCTCCCGGACCGGACGCCGGGACCGAGGGGGAACCCGAGGCCGTGTTCGACGGCGTCAGCGGGGCGACGTTCGCCGGGGAGCTGGCGGCGGCCGAACCGTCCGTGACCGGTGCGGACTCGGGACCCGACGACTGGGTCGACGGCGACGAGTCGTCCGCCGGTGAGCTGTCGGGCGGCGACGTGTCGGTCGACGGTGACGTGTCGGAGGGAGACGTCGGCGGCGAGGACGTCGACGCCGAGGGGGAGAGGGTCTCGGGGCACGGAGACGGCGTGACCCCACCGCTCGGCGTCGGGGTCTCCGTGCCCGTCACCGTCACGCACGGCACCGGCGACGACGGGGAGACGGACGTGGACGGGGACGTCGACGCGGAGGTCGACGGGGACCTGGTGGGCGGCGGGGGAGGCGGTGGGGTCGGGTGGTCGTTGCGGCCGTGGTCGCCGTGCTTCCGCGCGAACCAGCTGTCGTCCTTCGGGTCGTACACCACGAAGACGTTCACGACCGTCACGGACGGAGCCACCACGATCACCTGGTCGGAGCTGTACCCCTGCCACGCCGTGCCCGTCGTCCGGGGTGTCTTCTGCGCCACCGGATCGGTCAGCGGGTTGCCGCAGGCGCAGCGCACCCGGGGCACCCCGCGACTGTCGACCAGGACCGCGGTCCCTGACTGGAGCACCGCCTGGTACGTGGTGGCGGAGCCGTCCCGGTACCCGTGATTCGTCACCCGGGTGTCGGCGCGGAGCTGAAGCGGGGTCAGGGAGCGGAGATAGCCCGGGACCTGGTTTCCGGCGATGCCGAGGACGGAGGCGAAGGCGGTGTTCTTCGAGGGTTCGCCGGAGAGGAAGCGGATCTGCTGTTCCACGTTGCAGCTGGCCACCGACTGCGTCCCGCCGTAGAGCCCGGGGGTCGAGCCCGACACCTCGGGGGTGGTCGAGCTGGTACGGGGCGGCAGCGAGGCCGGAGGGGCGGAGGCGGTGTCCGTGCGGGCCGTCGACCGGGTGAACGGGTCGGGGCCGGACGCGGCCGCGTTCTGGAGGAACACCTCGCCGCCACCGGAACCCGCCGTGTCGCCCTTGTCGTCGGGGCTGTTGGTGAGCACGACGGCCAGGGCGGCGGCCGCGACCAGGATGGCGGTGACCGAGGCGACCTTCGGGACGGAACGCCACCAGGGGCCCTTGGAGCCGCCGTTCCCGGCGCCGCCGCCACTGGCGCCGCCGGTACCGCCGGTACCGCCGCTCCCGGAGCCGCCCGACGAACCGCCGCCGCCCGAGCCGCCCCCCGAACCGTCGTGGGGAGGTCCGGGGGGTGGTGGCGGACCGGCGCTTCCCGGGCGTGTGCTCGGGCCCGAGAGAGGGCCGGAGGGGGGACCTGCGGGAGGTACCGACGGAGGGCCGGACGGCGGGTGGGAAGTCACGTTTTTCCCTTTCTTCCGTTCCGGGCCCATTGTGTGCGCCGAACGGTGCCCGCCCGCAAGCGGAGGACCCCGACCGGCACAGCCCCACACGACCGGCACGGCCCCACGCGACCGGCCCCGCCCGCGACCGCCCGACCGTCACCGGCCCCGCCCGCGACCACCACCGGCCCGCCCGCGAGCGCCCGACCGTCACCGCCACGGGTACCGTCCGCAAGCGCCCGACCGCTGCCGGTACTAGCGTGGGCAGGGTGAGCAGTCGGCTCCCCACCTCCACGCGGCCCGCCGCGACCTCCACCGGGCTCCTCGCCCGCGTCGGCCTCCAGGCCCTGGCCGCGGTGGTCGCCGGGTACGTCGCGATGGGCGTCACCGCGGGCCTGGGCCTCTGGGCCGCGGGCGCGGGCGACCTGCCCGGCGGTTTCACCGCCGTCCTCGCCGCCGTCGTCGTCATGGCCGCCGGCGGAAAGATCGAACTCTCCGGCGACGCCGGAGCCCTCGCCGGAACCCAGGCCGAACTCACCGCCATGCCCCTGACCGTCACCCTGGTGGGCGCACTGGTCACCGGCTTCTGCTTCCTCCGCCCGCTGCGCCACCACGCCGTGACCAGCTCCCGCGAACTCCTGATGCGCGCCGCGAGCACGGTCGTCCTCTGGCTGGCAGCCCTCGCGGGCATCTCCGCCGTCGCCCGGCACGACTTCCCCCTCACCATCGGCGGCAGGGACGAGCAGGGCTCCCTCATGGACATCTTCGGCGAGCTCCTCGACGCCGTGAACCCCACCGTCGGCTTCCGCACCGACCTCGGGCCCACCCTGTTCTACGGGCTCCTGTGGATCCTCGGCGTGCTGGTCGTGGCGCTCCTCGTCTCCCGCAGGACCCCGCTGCCGCCCCGGCTGGTGCGCTACCACGAACCCGTTCGGCCGGCGGCGTACGCGATGCTCCTGCTGCTCCTCGCGTACGTGGTCGTGGGCCTGGTGATCGGACTCGTGGTCGCGGCGGTCAAGGGGCACGCCGCCGAGACCCTCGCCGTCCTCCTCCTCGGCCTGCCCAACGTCACCTGGCTCGCCCTCGGCGTCGGCATCGGCGGCTCCTGGGAGGGCAGGGTCGACGGTCCCTTCGGCCTGCCCATGCCGCAGGTCCTCGACGCCGTCCTGCGCCAGGGCGGCACGGGCGACAGCGAGGACCTCTCGACGATCGACCTGAACTCGCTCGCCGCGCAGGACGCCCGGGCCTGGTGGCTGCTCCCCGTGGCCGCCGTCCTGGTCCTCGCCGTCGCCTTCCTGGCCGCGGTCCGCTCCCCGGCCAGGATCCGGCCCTGGCAGCACGCCCTGCACCTGGGCATCGCCTTCGCCCTGACGATGCTGGTCGCGGCCCCCCTGACCCTGGTGGAGGCCCGCTTCGGCCTCTCCGTCCTCGGCATCGGCGAACTGGACTCCCTCGGCGGCGAGGTCATCCTGCGCCCGCACATCTGGAAGACGGTCGGCTTCGCCCTCCTCTGGGGCCTGTTCTTCGGCTTCCTGGGCGGCCTCCTCGCCACCCGGGTCCACCGCAAGGGCGAGACCGAGGAACCCAAGACGCCGTCCCGGCCGTAGCCCTTCCCGCCCCCCTCCTGACCCCCTCCCGGGCCCCCTCCTGCCCCTGGGATCGTCGTCCGCGCCCCGTGCCACGCGGCGGCGCGTTAGAGGTCATCTCTTTTGGTGAGTCTGCGGTAGCAGATGAGGGTGCAGGCGATGCTGGTGAAGGCGAGGAAGTCGTCGGCCTTGCGTTCGTAGCGACGGTGGAGTCGTCGGCAGCCGGCGAGCCGGGCCATGGCGCGTTCGATGGTCCAGCGGTGGCGGCCCAGTCGCTGCGAGGACTCGACGCCCTTACGGGCGATGCGGTGGGCGATGCCGCGCTCGCACAGCCATCGCCGCAGGTGGGAGCAGTCGTAGCCCTTGTCACCGTGGAGCTTGCCGGCCTTGCGTCGCCGACGTCCGCGGCTTGGCGGGAGCGGATCGGTGGGATGCCCTTTACCAGCGGGATCAGGGCCTGGCTGTCATGCAGGAACGTCTACGGTCTCTCCACCTGAGACCCTTCGGGTTGATCACCGCCGGGGGAGAAGTGGGCAGCCACTTCTCCCCCGGCTTTCATTGCCATCGGAAGGCAACGATG is part of the Streptomyces sp. NBC_00250 genome and harbors:
- a CDS encoding GntR family transcriptional regulator codes for the protein MSSVVQRRRPQTAQQFVLEELRRAITSGELRPGGQIRQDALAARFEVSRVPLREALKALEAEGLVVHHIHRGYFVAELSLADLEEIYRIRELLETEAVRMAVRRMPDGIVAALERVQREVELAADEGDVPAMAAANRLFHFTLIEASGMPRLVRLIATLWDSTDAYRSLYYTEDPHRKQAVREHRAVISALRHGDEEATVRWLDEHRAHAVAALREVLDLERD
- a CDS encoding streptophobe family protein; this translates as MGRVSSRLPTSTRPAATSTGLLARVGLQALAAVVAGYVAMGVTAGLGLWAAGAGDLPGGFTAVLAAVVVMAAGGKIELSGDAGALAGTQAELTAMPLTVTLVGALVTGFCFLRPLRHHAVTSSRELLMRAASTVVLWLAALAGISAVARHDFPLTIGGRDEQGSLMDIFGELLDAVNPTVGFRTDLGPTLFYGLLWILGVLVVALLVSRRTPLPPRLVRYHEPVRPAAYAMLLLLLAYVVVGLVIGLVVAAVKGHAAETLAVLLLGLPNVTWLALGVGIGGSWEGRVDGPFGLPMPQVLDAVLRQGGTGDSEDLSTIDLNSLAAQDARAWWLLPVAAVLVLAVAFLAAVRSPARIRPWQHALHLGIAFALTMLVAAPLTLVEARFGLSVLGIGELDSLGGEVILRPHIWKTVGFALLWGLFFGFLGGLLATRVHRKGETEEPKTPSRP
- a CDS encoding universal stress protein; its protein translation is MTGGSTDGSTGGSTGSGSGLAPGSVGRIVVGVTGSLASLAALRSAAVLARHDGVQLLAILVWEPPEGEALYARMPDRAWARMWAEDARRRLEDAVVDGLGGIPAGLAFEGRAVRGTPAAALRRVADRPGDLLVLGSAPGRGRAARLRRRPVLRAVLKSAGCPVLTVPGPALLPGEARVLRRNARTPAPRRRESTGTGVRGPASR
- a CDS encoding CaiB/BaiF CoA transferase family protein, producing MRADQPGTTAAGALSGIVVADFGRVLAGPYMTMLLADLGADVIKIERPGSGDDTRAWGPPFADGEATYFLGVNRNKRSVALDLTDPGDLAAARAIVDRADVLVENFRPGTMEKLGLGYEDVRESNPGLVYCSVTGFGTDGGARLPGYDLLVQAMGGLMSVTGEPDGQGTKAGVALVDVITGLHAGLGVLAALRHRERTGEGQRVEVSLLSSLLSALTNQAAAHLGAGVVPRAMGNRHPSIAPYEVFEAQDRPLVLAVGNDRQFRVLCERLGLPGLAEDPRFATNTARVAHREELVAALTGPLGTRTADSWFEELTAAGVPCGPINDLAAAFDLADRLGLAPRVPESAAGPGQVAHPIRLGATPPTYRAAPPRLGEHTEGLLAELGRPVHRGSAANGRA
- the yczR gene encoding MocR-like transcription factor YczR: MTVARVVHTADRTLTGRQLASLLTPPPEGRFGYRELARAVREALLDGRVALRLRLPAERELATVLAVSRTTVTGAYDLLRESGYAHSRRGAGTWTALPEGQAPTALGAFHDDAGATIDLALAAPEAPAEELSAALAVAAAELPRYAGSQGYHPYGLPALRAAVAARYTARGLPTRPEQILVTTGAQQALSLGLTLLGRAGDRVLAENPSYTNALDAMRSRMLRITPVPVTETGWDTGLVEAALRQTAPRLAYLIPDFHNPTGHLMPQEQRRDLARAARATGTWLVVDETLTDIALDVPAPLPFAAAAGGGDSEQIVSVGSLSKSCWGGLRVGWVRAASRVVTELARVRITADLSGSVLDQLVAVALMDRLDVILPKRVEELRLRRDALASALARHVPEWRWTVPPGGMCLWIDLGRPAVSALAARGLRHGVRVEGGARFGVDPGTHEHRLRLPYTLPVEVYEPAAERLAAALDGAPGRFADPALPDWVA
- a CDS encoding acyl-CoA dehydrogenase family protein translates to MKSPQSSSAPVHPFDLLAIDGLLTDEEREIRRTVRAVADRELRPHVADWFEKGEIPARELARTLGGIGVLGMHLEGYGCAGTNSVAYGLACLELEAVDSGLRSLVSVQGSLAMYAIWKYGSEEQKQRWLPKMAAGEYIGCFGLTEPDAGSDPGAMRTNAKRDGSDWILNGTKMWITNGSVADVAVVWARTEDGVRGFLVPAGTPGFSAPEIKMKLSLRASVTSELVLEDVRLPADAMLPDARGLSGPLGCLNEARFGIVFGALGAARDCLETAISYARDRIVFARSLASYQLTQQKLADMSVELGKGMLLALHLGRLKDAGALTAEQVSVGKLNNVREAITIARECRTILGANGITLEYPVLRHANNLESVLTYEGTSEVHSLVIGKALTGEQAFR
- a CDS encoding FBP domain-containing protein produces the protein MEPLTDKQIRSSFVNCTKGEAARLKLPLDFAELPWDDLDFLGWVDPGAPLRAHLVVPRADGPVGVSLRVPAAGRTSAMKSSMCQVCLTGHASSGVTLLVAPLAGTRGREGNTVGIYLCADLACSLYVRGKRQPKLRGRRQEESLTVDEQVARLTGNLDAFVDRVTAG
- a CDS encoding DUF6777 domain-containing protein, with product MTSHPPSGPPSVPPAGPPSGPLSGPSTRPGSAGPPPPPGPPHDGSGGGSGGGGSSGGSGSGGTGGTGGASGGGAGNGGSKGPWWRSVPKVASVTAILVAAAALAVVLTNSPDDKGDTAGSGGGEVFLQNAAASGPDPFTRSTARTDTASAPPASLPPRTSSTTPEVSGSTPGLYGGTQSVASCNVEQQIRFLSGEPSKNTAFASVLGIAGNQVPGYLRSLTPLQLRADTRVTNHGYRDGSATTYQAVLQSGTAVLVDSRGVPRVRCACGNPLTDPVAQKTPRTTGTAWQGYSSDQVIVVAPSVTVVNVFVVYDPKDDSWFARKHGDHGRNDHPTPPPPPPPTRSPSTSASTSPSTSVSPSSPVPCVTVTGTETPTPSGGVTPSPCPETLSPSASTSSPPTSPSDTSPSTDTSPPDSSPADDSSPSTQSSGPESAPVTDGSAAASSPANVAPLTPSNTASGSPSVPASGPGAAPWSPSGGAGRQPVV